In one Neobacillus sp. WH10 genomic region, the following are encoded:
- a CDS encoding EcsC family protein, translated as MTLTDRETNLLNEIRLWEKNLINYEANDFQLTYDKYLERSFSLLPEKVQQQFFSVIDTWLFHLLGIIQGSQLQIDAKERILSSGRIFSKDIIEISDLKQLDIDQLQYIAEQQIARHRVYSFAQGGLAGTGGTLLLGTDIPAMAVINLRVVQLIAMTYGFEVNTPYEMMTSLKVFHTATLPPRVQKEGWASLMEELEGNDEHYFYEGNEKITDITWLEQPVQQLLKALVITLFRKKVIQGIPLVSMAIGAGANYQLTRKVTDLAHKYYQLRYLKEKEEFLE; from the coding sequence ATGACATTAACAGATAGGGAAACTAACCTTTTGAATGAAATACGGTTATGGGAAAAAAATTTAATCAATTACGAGGCAAATGACTTTCAATTAACATATGACAAATATTTGGAGCGCTCTTTCTCGTTATTGCCTGAAAAGGTTCAACAGCAATTCTTTTCGGTCATAGATACATGGTTATTTCATTTACTTGGGATCATTCAAGGCTCACAACTTCAAATCGATGCAAAGGAAAGAATTCTCTCTTCGGGAAGGATTTTTAGCAAGGATATAATAGAAATATCAGACTTAAAGCAGTTAGATATTGATCAATTACAATACATAGCAGAGCAGCAAATAGCTAGACACCGTGTTTATTCGTTTGCCCAAGGGGGACTTGCAGGGACAGGAGGCACACTTCTTTTAGGCACCGACATTCCTGCAATGGCAGTCATTAATTTACGGGTCGTTCAATTAATTGCGATGACCTATGGCTTTGAAGTAAACACACCATATGAAATGATGACATCCCTAAAAGTATTTCATACAGCAACATTGCCGCCAAGAGTCCAAAAAGAGGGCTGGGCCTCGTTAATGGAGGAGTTAGAGGGAAATGATGAGCATTATTTTTATGAAGGTAATGAAAAGATTACCGATATCACCTGGCTGGAGCAGCCTGTTCAGCAATTATTAAAAGCGCTGGTCATTACATTGTTTAGAAAAAAAGTCATTCAGGGGATTCCGCTCGTCAGCATGGCCATTGGTGCAGGGGCTAATTATCAATTAACGAGAAAAGTAACAGATCTCGCACATAAATATTATCAACTTCGCTATCTCAAAGAAAAAGAGGAGTTTTTAGAATGA